The proteins below are encoded in one region of Polynucleobacter sp. AP-Nino-20-G2:
- a CDS encoding Crp/Fnr family transcriptional regulator: MTALDKHPEKNLIRLQLSQNSVLKSLDPASMAELERYLEISDLKKSEILLHQGDHQMEQYFVLDGILKRIVSSADAKEMILRFAIERDIETSYAAWRLKTAAPYSIASVTKARVARMPLKKWAEFLDAHKPLKESFEFEVMRLMSEIMAHTITLHMLDAPGRVERFLRKYEDLFELLPKKELAAYLNLSPETLSRLKTKHKELFV; encoded by the coding sequence ATGACAGCATTAGATAAGCACCCCGAAAAAAACCTGATTCGCTTGCAGCTGAGCCAAAACTCAGTGCTAAAAAGCCTGGATCCGGCATCAATGGCCGAGCTAGAGCGCTATTTAGAGATCTCAGACCTCAAAAAATCAGAAATCTTGCTCCATCAAGGTGATCACCAGATGGAGCAGTACTTTGTGCTGGATGGGATTTTGAAGAGGATTGTCTCTAGTGCGGATGCAAAAGAGATGATTTTGCGCTTTGCCATTGAGAGAGATATTGAAACGAGCTACGCCGCTTGGCGCCTCAAAACAGCTGCCCCATATAGCATTGCGTCGGTTACCAAGGCTCGCGTAGCGCGGATGCCCCTTAAAAAATGGGCTGAATTTTTGGATGCCCACAAACCCCTCAAAGAGAGTTTTGAGTTTGAGGTGATGCGTTTAATGAGTGAAATCATGGCTCACACCATCACCTTGCATATGCTGGATGCTCCAGGTCGAGTAGAGCGCTTCTTGCGCAAATACGAGGACTTATTTGAGTTGCTTCCTAAAAAGGAGCTGGCCGCCTATCTCAACCTCTCTCCAGAGACATTGAGTCGCCTCAAAACGAAGCATAAAGAGCTCTTCGTCTGA
- a CDS encoding ABC transporter substrate-binding protein — protein sequence MQASTRARYLLVGVALFLLGFSLAILAAPVSVVDDRGDTIALDGPPQRIVSLIPSITESVCALGKCSSLVGVDRFSNWPKSIRALPKLGSMGDVNLERLTQLKPDVVLLEKASPLIARLNGLGIKTFALDIKSMGDEQRGLEKLDALLATSESKRVWNQIQKEMMRANKQLSSMQKNVRVYFEVNPAPFAAGRNSFIGEILTQLDLVNIIPESLGPFPKINPEFVVQAKPEVILLSESTTSDIQKRPGWSAIPAVSNHRICIFTAEQNDVLVRPGPRMGEAALIISQCIQEKLSSSR from the coding sequence ATGCAAGCCTCGACTCGCGCCCGCTATTTGCTGGTCGGGGTTGCATTATTTTTATTGGGCTTCTCATTGGCAATCCTTGCCGCGCCTGTTTCAGTGGTTGATGATCGTGGAGACACTATTGCGCTTGATGGGCCACCACAACGAATTGTCAGCCTTATTCCCTCGATTACTGAATCGGTTTGCGCGCTTGGTAAGTGCTCCAGTCTCGTAGGTGTGGATCGGTTTTCTAACTGGCCAAAATCCATTCGAGCACTTCCCAAATTGGGTAGCATGGGTGATGTCAATCTTGAGCGGCTGACACAATTAAAACCGGATGTCGTATTGCTAGAAAAAGCATCTCCACTGATTGCGAGGCTAAATGGCTTGGGCATTAAAACCTTCGCTCTCGACATTAAATCTATGGGCGATGAACAGCGCGGACTTGAAAAGCTCGATGCACTTCTTGCCACCTCGGAAAGTAAACGGGTCTGGAATCAAATCCAGAAGGAGATGATGCGTGCGAACAAACAGTTATCTTCAATGCAAAAGAATGTCCGCGTGTACTTTGAAGTCAATCCGGCACCATTTGCCGCAGGCAGAAACTCCTTCATTGGAGAAATTCTGACTCAGTTAGATTTGGTGAATATCATTCCGGAATCACTCGGACCCTTCCCAAAGATCAATCCGGAGTTTGTTGTTCAAGCCAAACCTGAAGTCATTCTCTTGAGTGAATCCACCACATCAGATATACAGAAGCGCCCCGGATGGAGCGCCATTCCAGCAGTATCCAATCATCGTATTTGCATATTTACCGCTGAACAAAATGATGTCCTAGTTCGTCCAGGCCCTCGCATGGGTGAAGCGGCATTGATTATTTCGCAATGCATTCAAGAGAAGCTGTCATCATCACGCTAA
- a CDS encoding iron ABC transporter permease, translating to MQKNSFLGKLFGLFLISFVLVLLGTLLGSTGSYWGSPEVNQAILLDIRLPRVFGAYLAGALLGLAGGIAQSLFRNPLADPYLLGSASGALLGVGSILCFASLGNVWLEIIGLNGGAFIGALTGVLAALLLAGGYQSSLRLLLSGVVISVILGAANSLFTFIRPDLFQSIQSFMLGNTTLLSWSGVDVMSLVLVACLMVTMLVSPVLDALSLGENTARTLGLPLDKLRLLLIGILALATGCAVAQTGLVAFVGLAAPHLVRKMSEGRQRIQLLFSCIGGGILLLGSDLISRTLFAPVEIPVGIVTAVLGGFYLLFLLRRTPLGGRP from the coding sequence ATGCAAAAAAATTCTTTCTTAGGCAAATTGTTCGGCCTCTTTCTTATCAGCTTTGTTCTTGTTTTATTGGGAACACTATTAGGAAGTACCGGCAGTTATTGGGGGAGCCCCGAAGTAAATCAAGCGATCCTGCTGGATATTCGCCTACCTAGAGTTTTTGGGGCCTATCTTGCTGGGGCTTTATTGGGTCTTGCTGGCGGGATTGCTCAAAGCCTTTTTCGCAATCCCTTGGCCGACCCTTATTTACTCGGTAGCGCATCAGGCGCGCTGCTAGGCGTTGGGAGCATTCTTTGCTTTGCCTCATTGGGTAATGTCTGGCTAGAAATCATCGGTTTAAATGGCGGCGCCTTTATTGGCGCATTAACCGGAGTGCTGGCAGCCCTTCTCCTCGCAGGCGGATACCAAAGCTCTCTGCGCCTCTTGTTATCGGGCGTAGTCATTAGCGTGATTCTTGGGGCGGCGAATTCTTTATTTACCTTCATTCGTCCAGATCTCTTTCAAAGCATTCAGTCATTCATGTTGGGTAATACAACGCTTCTGAGCTGGTCGGGCGTAGATGTGATGAGCTTAGTGCTAGTGGCCTGCCTAATGGTGACTATGCTTGTCAGCCCAGTACTAGATGCACTGTCACTTGGTGAAAATACTGCGCGCACTTTAGGTCTTCCTCTGGATAAGTTAAGGCTATTGCTGATTGGTATATTGGCACTAGCAACTGGCTGTGCTGTAGCGCAAACTGGCTTAGTTGCTTTTGTCGGCTTGGCCGCACCACATTTAGTGAGAAAGATGTCGGAGGGTCGTCAGCGCATCCAATTATTGTTCTCTTGCATTGGCGGCGGCATCTTACTGCTGGGCTCGGATCTCATTTCGCGCACACTATTTGCCCCTGTTGAAATCCCGGTAGGCATTGTTACGGCAGTACTTGGTGGCTTCTACCTTTTATTCCTACTTAGGCGCACACCTTTAGGAGGGCGCCCATGA
- a CDS encoding TonB-dependent receptor, with translation MKQQFSNKTLIALFCGAAISFNTAIALAQNSQSTVIVSGSRFEENLNEVPANVKVITRDEIANSTSNNIPEVLSQIGGLNIKNSSGNPLNLDASVDMGGYGATANSTTLILVDGQRLNPVDSGTINWESIPIDSIERIELLQGGASVQYGNGAVGGVINIITNGGAKNLNQASVTYGSYNTVIGNAILRNKVNDTTLQLTANTSNTDGWRQNSAANAYSFDGKLTQSLGGIDQIYADIFFNHSNSQTPGSVLGQAGTGSPQSARAAFIGSTTTTDNAGVRAGFIKAINSQLTFDIDGTYSNKNTNYNAPALPYPYYSLNPNWQLAVSPKIKANFGAWGSTVVGYDFNQASQSNSSGSTFNNTSLQQNVSILNQSIYLVSRIPLQVVDGLEASGGFRHQAQNASTNDLSTGSTISASQKYSANAGDVAFNYNYRPGQKLFVKWDQSYRFPNTDEFWGWDQNANGGYGAPVFNGILKPQISQTYSAGGDWSISQSHLSALIFQSITQNEIRFDPSSGSNINTAGNINRTGFLFDSSSNITRNFTLASGGKIQRSTYTTGSISGVGVGLSPDLLLNARAQYAFNSMWSTGAVVNYVGNQNYDASPSISNSLAKIPSYVAADIYASYRIHSWDARFTIKNIGGNSYATTGGYSPSKGYYYYPTTPTTYFVTAKYNF, from the coding sequence ATGAAACAGCAGTTCAGCAACAAAACACTAATCGCCCTATTTTGCGGCGCAGCAATATCTTTCAACACAGCAATTGCACTCGCCCAAAACTCTCAATCCACAGTCATTGTTTCGGGTTCGCGATTTGAAGAAAACCTCAATGAGGTTCCTGCAAACGTCAAAGTGATTACACGAGATGAGATTGCAAACTCGACTTCTAACAACATTCCCGAAGTGCTTTCACAGATTGGCGGGTTAAACATTAAAAACTCCAGCGGTAACCCCTTAAATCTAGACGCTTCAGTCGATATGGGCGGCTATGGCGCCACCGCTAACAGCACCACATTGATATTGGTGGATGGTCAGAGATTAAATCCCGTAGATTCGGGCACCATCAATTGGGAATCTATACCGATAGACTCCATTGAGCGAATTGAGCTCCTGCAAGGGGGAGCCAGCGTTCAGTACGGCAATGGCGCAGTAGGTGGAGTTATCAACATCATCACTAATGGTGGCGCAAAAAATCTCAACCAAGCATCAGTGACTTACGGTAGCTATAACACCGTCATTGGTAATGCGATTTTGCGCAATAAAGTTAACGACACAACCCTGCAACTGACGGCCAACACATCCAATACAGATGGCTGGCGACAAAACTCCGCAGCGAACGCCTATTCATTTGATGGGAAGCTAACTCAATCATTGGGCGGAATTGACCAGATCTACGCTGACATATTTTTCAACCATTCAAACTCTCAAACGCCGGGATCCGTCCTTGGCCAAGCGGGAACAGGTAGCCCTCAATCCGCTAGAGCCGCCTTTATTGGATCCACCACCACTACCGATAATGCGGGGGTTAGGGCTGGCTTTATTAAAGCAATCAACAGTCAGTTAACTTTTGATATTGATGGAACGTACTCAAATAAGAATACCAACTACAACGCTCCAGCCCTTCCATACCCGTACTACTCATTAAACCCAAACTGGCAACTAGCAGTCTCTCCAAAGATCAAAGCAAACTTTGGCGCGTGGGGCTCTACAGTAGTTGGGTATGACTTTAATCAGGCCTCACAGAGCAACTCGTCAGGATCAACCTTTAACAATACGAGTCTTCAGCAAAACGTCAGCATCCTTAATCAATCCATCTACCTTGTTTCACGAATTCCTTTACAAGTGGTTGATGGGCTAGAGGCTAGCGGAGGGTTTAGACATCAGGCGCAAAACGCTTCCACAAACGATCTCTCAACCGGTTCAACCATTAGCGCAAGTCAAAAATACTCCGCTAATGCGGGCGATGTTGCATTCAACTACAACTACCGACCCGGTCAAAAATTATTTGTTAAGTGGGATCAATCTTATCGATTTCCAAATACCGATGAATTCTGGGGATGGGATCAAAACGCCAACGGCGGTTATGGCGCCCCCGTTTTCAATGGCATCTTAAAACCTCAAATCTCTCAAACGTATTCAGCTGGAGGTGACTGGAGTATTAGTCAATCACATCTTTCAGCACTGATCTTCCAGTCAATTACACAAAATGAAATTCGCTTCGATCCATCTTCTGGTAGCAACATTAATACAGCAGGCAATATCAATCGAACTGGATTTCTTTTTGATTCATCAAGTAACATCACCCGAAATTTCACTCTAGCAAGCGGCGGAAAAATACAAAGATCCACCTATACCACTGGATCCATTTCTGGAGTTGGTGTTGGACTATCCCCAGACCTATTATTAAATGCTCGCGCTCAGTACGCGTTCAATAGCATGTGGAGTACAGGAGCTGTAGTGAATTACGTTGGCAACCAAAACTATGATGCCTCGCCATCCATAAGCAATTCATTGGCAAAGATACCTTCTTATGTTGCAGCGGATATTTATGCTAGCTATAGGATCCATTCTTGGGATGCTCGATTTACAATCAAAAATATTGGTGGAAATTCTTACGCAACTACTGGTGGTTATAGCCCAAGCAAAGGCTACTATTACTATCCCACAACACCAACAACGTATTTTGTAACAGCAAAATACAACTTCTAA
- the oxc gene encoding oxalyl-CoA decarboxylase yields the protein MTTDNQNTQVTDGFHLVIDALKANDLDTIFGLVGIPITDLCRLAQAEGMRFIGFRHEQHAGNAAAIAGYMTQKPGICMTVSAPGFLNGLTALANATVNCFPMILISGSSEREIVDLQQGDYEEMDQLNAAKPYCKAAYRINHIEDIGIGFARAIRAAVSGRPGGVYLDLPAQLLSQTMPVEEAKKSIFKVIDPIPRQIPAADAVERALNVLKGAKRPLILLGKGAAYAQADADIRALIEKSGIPYLPMSMAKGLLPDNHPQSASAARSFVLAEADAVMLVGARLNWLLAHGKGKTWGKDPKKFIQIDIQANEVDSNVQIDAPLIGDIGSCVGELLKGIAAVPKPSAEWIGAINEKKDKNMAKMAETLAKEASPMNFHGALRAIRDVIKKNPDVNLVNEGANTLDYCRAIVDMYKPRKRFDSGTWGIMGIGMGYAIGAAVTSGLPTVAVEGDSAFGFSGMELETICRYNLPITTVVFNNNGVYRGTDVNPTGGADVAPTVFVKDARYDKMIEAFGGVGYYVTTPAELEAALTKAIAEGKPALINAVIDETAGTESGRLTNLNPSTAAGKK from the coding sequence ATGACAACAGACAATCAAAATACACAAGTAACGGATGGCTTTCATCTCGTCATTGATGCTTTAAAAGCAAACGACCTTGACACCATTTTTGGTCTAGTTGGTATTCCAATTACTGACTTGTGCCGCTTGGCTCAAGCTGAAGGAATGCGCTTCATTGGTTTCCGCCATGAACAGCATGCTGGTAACGCTGCTGCGATCGCTGGTTACATGACGCAAAAGCCTGGCATCTGTATGACTGTGTCAGCGCCTGGTTTCTTGAATGGTTTGACAGCGCTTGCAAACGCAACGGTGAACTGTTTCCCAATGATTTTGATCTCTGGCTCAAGCGAGCGCGAGATCGTTGACTTGCAACAGGGTGACTACGAAGAGATGGATCAGCTCAATGCAGCTAAGCCATATTGCAAAGCTGCATACCGTATTAACCATATCGAAGATATCGGCATCGGTTTTGCTCGCGCAATTCGCGCAGCGGTTTCTGGTCGCCCAGGCGGTGTGTATTTGGACTTGCCTGCACAGTTGCTGTCTCAGACTATGCCAGTTGAAGAAGCTAAGAAGTCTATCTTCAAGGTAATCGATCCAATTCCACGTCAAATCCCTGCTGCTGATGCAGTAGAGCGCGCATTGAATGTGTTGAAAGGCGCTAAGCGTCCATTGATTCTCTTGGGTAAAGGCGCTGCATACGCACAAGCTGATGCAGATATTCGTGCCTTAATTGAGAAATCAGGCATTCCTTATTTGCCAATGTCTATGGCCAAAGGTTTGTTGCCAGACAATCACCCACAGTCTGCTTCTGCGGCGCGCTCATTTGTATTGGCTGAAGCTGATGCGGTGATGTTGGTTGGCGCACGTTTGAACTGGTTGCTTGCTCACGGTAAAGGCAAAACATGGGGTAAAGATCCTAAGAAATTTATCCAGATCGATATTCAAGCAAACGAAGTGGACAGCAACGTGCAAATCGATGCTCCATTGATTGGTGATATCGGCTCATGCGTTGGTGAACTCTTGAAGGGTATTGCTGCTGTTCCGAAGCCAAGCGCTGAATGGATTGGCGCAATCAATGAGAAAAAAGATAAGAACATGGCGAAGATGGCGGAAACACTTGCCAAAGAAGCTTCACCAATGAACTTCCATGGCGCGTTGCGTGCTATTCGTGATGTGATCAAGAAAAACCCAGACGTTAACTTGGTTAACGAAGGCGCAAACACACTTGACTATTGCCGTGCAATTGTCGATATGTACAAGCCACGTAAGCGTTTTGACTCGGGTACATGGGGCATTATGGGTATTGGTATGGGTTACGCCATTGGCGCTGCTGTTACTAGTGGCTTGCCAACTGTTGCAGTAGAGGGTGATAGTGCTTTCGGCTTTAGTGGCATGGAGTTAGAAACGATTTGCCGTTACAACTTGCCAATCACAACGGTTGTTTTCAATAACAACGGCGTGTATCGCGGTACTGACGTTAATCCAACTGGTGGCGCTGATGTTGCTCCAACAGTATTCGTTAAGGATGCGCGTTACGACAAGATGATTGAAGCATTCGGTGGCGTTGGTTATTACGTGACTACCCCTGCTGAATTAGAAGCTGCTTTGACTAAGGCGATTGCCGAAGGTAAGCCAGCTCTGATTAATGCGGTGATTGATGAAACTGCCGGTACAGAAAGTGGACGTTTAACAAACTTGAATCCATCTACTGCTGCTGGTAAGAAGTAA
- a CDS encoding ABC transporter ATP-binding protein, translated as MKVLNLTVYRGPCAILNNIDLDIPQGKWTSIIGPNGAGKSSLLQAMTGLLPYTGSIEINGQALSAFSRKDLAKTVAWLDQGATHSNELGDTISVYDTVMLGRLPHQGWLHLPSMEDHATVEAALKQTDSWNLRHRPIHLLSGGERQRALLARLLAVNAQILLMDEPLANLDPPHQADFLQWQDSLLAEGKTLVTVLHEIHFALRADHLIMLNHGKLHFQGSSKDPKTHQALIELFQGRIRLEKLGNDWVALPN; from the coding sequence ATGAAAGTACTTAACTTAACAGTCTATCGAGGGCCATGCGCCATCCTCAACAATATTGATCTGGATATTCCTCAAGGTAAATGGACCAGCATCATCGGACCAAATGGCGCCGGTAAGTCTTCTTTATTGCAGGCTATGACTGGACTCCTTCCATACACCGGCTCCATCGAAATCAATGGGCAAGCATTAAGCGCTTTTTCTCGCAAGGATCTCGCTAAAACCGTTGCATGGCTTGATCAGGGCGCAACCCACTCCAATGAACTGGGCGATACCATTAGCGTATATGACACAGTCATGCTGGGAAGACTGCCCCATCAAGGGTGGTTGCACCTACCTTCTATGGAAGATCATGCAACAGTAGAGGCGGCTTTAAAGCAAACTGATAGCTGGAATTTACGTCATCGCCCAATACATCTCCTATCAGGTGGAGAGCGTCAACGAGCTTTATTGGCGCGACTACTAGCAGTCAATGCACAGATATTGCTCATGGATGAGCCTCTAGCCAATCTAGATCCACCACACCAGGCTGATTTTTTACAATGGCAAGATTCCCTGCTTGCGGAGGGTAAGACCTTGGTCACGGTCTTGCACGAAATTCATTTTGCGCTGCGAGCAGACCATCTCATCATGCTCAATCACGGTAAATTACATTTCCAGGGATCGAGTAAGGACCCAAAAACACATCAGGCGCTCATTGAGCTGTTTCAAGGCCGTATTCGCCTTGAAAAACTGGGAAATGATTGGGTTGCCCTGCCTAACTAA
- the frc gene encoding formyl-CoA transferase yields the protein MTKPLDGIRIIDFTHVQAGPACTQLLAWYGADVIKVERPGAGDVTRSQLRDIPGADALYFTMLNGNKRSLTLDTKTQEGKEVLEKMIKTSDVMVENFGPGALDRMGFSWKRIQELNPKMIMASVKGFSDGHSYEDLKVYENVAQCAGGAASTTGFWDGPPTVSAAALGDSNTGMHLAIGILTALMQRAKTGKGQKVSCSMQDAVLNLCRVKLRDQQRLDKVGYLEEYPQYPHGSFTDVVPRGGNAGGGGQPGWVLKCKGWETDPNAYIYFTIQGHAWEPITKALGKPEWATDPAYMTAEARQDKIFDIFATIEDWLKDKTKYEAVDILRKFDIPCAPVLSMKELAASPDLRKSGSIVEVDHKVRGKYLTIGSPIKFSDLEIEVGPSPVLGEHTDEVLADLGYSADDIAKLHAAKAV from the coding sequence ATGACTAAACCATTAGACGGTATTCGCATTATCGATTTCACGCACGTGCAAGCTGGTCCTGCATGTACTCAGCTGTTGGCTTGGTATGGTGCTGACGTTATTAAAGTAGAGCGTCCAGGTGCTGGCGACGTAACACGTAGCCAATTGCGCGATATCCCAGGTGCAGATGCTTTGTATTTCACGATGTTGAACGGTAACAAGCGTTCTTTGACACTCGACACTAAGACTCAAGAAGGTAAAGAAGTTTTAGAGAAGATGATCAAGACATCTGACGTGATGGTTGAGAACTTCGGTCCAGGCGCATTGGATCGCATGGGTTTCTCTTGGAAGCGCATTCAAGAATTGAATCCAAAGATGATCATGGCTTCAGTAAAGGGCTTTAGCGATGGTCACTCATACGAAGACTTGAAAGTGTACGAGAACGTTGCTCAGTGTGCTGGTGGCGCCGCTTCCACAACTGGTTTCTGGGATGGTCCTCCTACAGTTTCTGCTGCAGCTTTGGGCGACTCAAACACTGGTATGCACTTGGCGATTGGTATCTTGACTGCATTGATGCAGCGCGCCAAGACTGGCAAGGGTCAAAAAGTATCTTGTTCAATGCAGGATGCTGTATTGAACTTGTGCCGCGTGAAGTTGCGCGATCAACAACGTTTGGACAAAGTTGGTTACCTCGAAGAGTATCCACAGTACCCACACGGTTCATTCACTGATGTAGTTCCACGTGGCGGTAACGCTGGTGGTGGCGGTCAGCCAGGTTGGGTGTTGAAGTGTAAGGGCTGGGAAACAGATCCAAACGCGTACATCTACTTCACTATTCAAGGTCACGCTTGGGAACCAATTACTAAAGCTTTGGGCAAACCAGAGTGGGCAACTGATCCAGCGTACATGACTGCTGAAGCTCGTCAAGATAAGATTTTTGACATCTTCGCAACTATTGAAGATTGGCTCAAAGACAAGACTAAATACGAAGCTGTGGACATCCTCCGCAAGTTCGATATTCCTTGTGCTCCAGTTCTCTCAATGAAAGAATTGGCTGCATCACCAGACTTGCGTAAGAGCGGTTCTATTGTTGAAGTTGACCACAAAGTTCGTGGCAAGTATTTGACAATTGGTAGCCCGATCAAGTTCTCTGACTTGGAAATCGAAGTTGGTCCATCACCAGTATTGGGTGAGCACACTGACGAAGTATTGGCTGACCTCGGATACAGCGCTGACGATATTGCTAAGTTGCATGCAGCTAAAGCAGTTTAA